A window of the Lagopus muta isolate bLagMut1 chromosome 1, bLagMut1 primary, whole genome shotgun sequence genome harbors these coding sequences:
- the CHAF1B gene encoding chromatin assembly factor 1 subunit B: protein MKVITCEIAWHNKEPVYSLDFQHGTDGKINRLASAGVDTAVRIWKVEKGPDGKAIVEFLSNLARHTKAVNVVRFSPNGEVLASGGDDAVILLWKLNDSKELEPLAFQDEDEAQLNKENWTVVKTLRGHLEDVYDICWTSDGNYMASASVDNTAIMWDVIKGQKVSILNEHKSYVQGITWDPLGQYIATLSCDRVLRIYNTQTKRVAFNVTKMPSESGAEGEARSYRMFHDDSMKSFFRRLSFTPDGSLLLTPAGCVESGENVTNTTYVFSRNNLKRPMGHLPCPGKATLAVRCCPVYFELRRALNKDEISQKSSPALLNLPYRLVFAVASEDSVLFYDTEQSFPFGYVSNIHYHTLSDISWSSDGAFLAISSTDGYCSFVTFEKDELGIPLKEKPQINVRTSGATEKKVKKSQPHKVISPGSRLTEGTPLSAPTLQPKTPVAAAKDLPFTPVGIKNVPVSSSEERKISQPASQSTKGNQPRRITLNTLQAWSKTPRRINLVSLKPETPASVYTDTVPVPPSSEQEHERPLPSDDSLQNSPASKRPRTEEMPLSVSAEDQIGCKPNK, encoded by the exons ATGAAGGTCATCACTTGCGAGATAGCATGGCACAACAAGGAGCCTGTGTACAGCTTGGACTTCCAGCATGGAACTGATGGGAAGATCAACCGACTGGCCTCTGCAGGTGTGGACACGGCTGTCCGG ATCTGGAAAGTGGAAAAAGGACCGGATGGAAAAGCTATTGTGGAATTCTTGTCCAATCTCGCCCGCCATACCAAAGCAGTAAATGTCGTGCGCTTCTCTCCCAATGGTGAAGTCCTTGCATCTGGTGGAGATG ATGCTGTTATTTTATTATGGAAGCTGAATGATAGCAAAGAATTGGAACCACTGGCTTTTCAGGATGAAGACGAAGCTCAGCTTAACAAGGAGAACTGGACAGTTGTTAAAACTTTAAG AGGCCACTTAGAAGATGTGTATGATATTTGTTGGACTTCAGATGGGAATTACATGGCGTCTGCCTCTGTAGATAACACGGCTATCATGTGGGATGTCATTAAAG GACAGAAGGTTTCAATATTAAATGAACACAAGAGTTATGTCCAAGGAATAACCTGGGATCCTCTAGGCCAGTACATTGCAACTCTGAGTTGTGATAG GGTTCTGCGGATATACAACACACAAACCAAGCGTGTGGCATTCAATGTTACCAAGATGCCATCTGAGTCAGGAGCTGAAGGAGAG GCTAGGAGCTATCGGATGTTTCATGATGACAGCATGAAGTCATTTTTCCGCAGACTCAGCTTTACTCCTGATGGTTCCTTACTGCTCACTCCAG ctggCTGTGTTGAATCAGGAGAAAATGTGACAAACACCACATATGTTTTCTCCAGAAATAATCTTAAAAG GCCCATGGGTCATCTGCCCTGTCCAGGAAAGGCAACTCTGGCTGTTCGCTGCTGCCCAGTCTACTTTGAGTTGAGACGAGCACTTAATAAAG ATGAAATCAGTCAGAAATCATCGCCCGCTCTATTGAATCTACCCTATCGATTGGTGTTTGCTGTTGCTTCAGAagattctgtgcttttttatgACACTGAGCAGTCTTTCCCTTTTGGTTATGTTTCTAACATACATTATCACACCCTCAGTGACATTTCATG GTCCAGTGATGGAGCCTTTCTTGCTATTTCTTCTACGGATGGGTACTGTTCGTTTGTTACCTTTGAGAAGGATGAACTGGGAATACCACTGAAGGAAAAGCCTCAAATAAATGTCAGGACTTCTGGTGcaacagagaagaaagtgaagaagagtCAACCACACAAAGTCATTTCCCCAGGCTCAAGGCTGACAGAGGGAACTCCTCTGAGTGCTCCCACTCTCCAACCTAAAACGCCTGTAGCTGCTGCTAAGGACTTGCCTTTCACACCTGTTGGCATAAAAAATGTTCCAGTCTCATCTTCAGAGGAGAGGAAAatcagccagccagccagccagagTACTAAAGGAAACCAGCCCAGGAGGATTACTCTCAACACTTTACAAGCGTGGAGCAAGACGCCAAG gAGGATAAACTTGGTATCACTGAAGCCAGAAACACCAGCCTCAGTATATACAGACACGGTTCCTGTGCCTCCTTCCTCAGAACAGGAACATG AGAGGCCATTACCATCTGATGACAGTCTTCAAAATTCCCCAGCATCTAAACGTCCTAGAACTGAGGAAATGCCTCTTTCTGTGTCTGCTGAAGATCAGATCGGCtgcaaaccaaacaaataa